The genome window GTGGCAACCCATTGCCGGAGGCGGGATCGGCCGATGAAAAACTGTTCCGCAGCAAATGCACGACCTGCCACAGTTGGCCCCATCCCAAGCGCCATACGGCGGCGGAATGGGACCATTACCTGAAGGTGATGGAAGGCCACATGAAAAAAAAGAACATCGCTTTCACTGAAAGCGAAAAAG of Nitrospina watsonii contains these proteins:
- a CDS encoding cytochrome C encodes the protein MNATIRNQSLLIASLAVCIFTAGCGGNPLPEAGSADEKLFRSKCTTCHSWPHPKRHTAAEWDHYLKVMEGHMKKKNIAFTESEKETIRNYLHRNSR